Proteins found in one Zea mays cultivar B73 chromosome 1, Zm-B73-REFERENCE-NAM-5.0, whole genome shotgun sequence genomic segment:
- the LOC100501071 gene encoding dof zinc finger protein DOF3.6-like isoform X1, translating to MVFPSPSVQVYLDPHPPNWNNQQQQGQQPRANGGADAPLLPLGPAAATSAAPEQGGLPRSSSMANAAVAAHARPNSMAERARLARMPHPEPALKCPRCESTNTKFCYYNNYSLSQPRHFCKTCRRYWTRGGSLRNVPVGGGCRRNKRSSKSSSSSAGSSSSKMSPSGRLLGGPSATPSTTPGTTGAIITPGLSSFSHHLPFLGSMHPSGPNLGLAFSAGLPLVGMQHLDTVDQFPVASGGGTTIGASLEQWRVRQQQQQFPFMTGGILDLSQPPTYQFGLEANRGGSGSAAVAFNSGQTTTTSATTGRQEGSSKKMGDSKGEDMSLQKQYMVPLRHGSGSHGVWDGSAGGTGSNGGGTGNGGSSWPMNMIPGFHSSSTSGCNDSGLS from the exons ATGGTCTTCCCTTCACCTTCAGTGCAGGTCTACCTAGATCCACATCCACCTAATTGGAATAACCAG CAGCAGCAAGGTCAGCAGCCGAGGGCGAATGGGGGAGCTGATGCACCGTTGCTGCCCCTGGGTCCGGCGGCAGCTACATCGGCGGCTCCGGAGCAAGGTGGGTTGCCTAGAAGCTCATCAATGGCTAATGCCGCCGTGGCTGCGCACGCGAGGCCCAACTCAATGGCGGAGCGCGCGCGGCTGGCGCGGATGCCGCATCCGGAGCCAGCGCTCAAGTGCCCGCGTTGCGAATCCACCAACACCAAGTTCTGCTACTACAACAACTACTCCCTCTCCCAGCCCCGCCACTTCTGCAAGACGTGCCGCCGCTACTGGACGCGCGGCGGATCCCTTCGCAACGTCCCCGTAGGTGGAGGCTGCCGTCGCAACAAGCGttcgtccaagtcctcatcctccTCTGCTGGGTCTTCCTCCTCAAAGATGTCTCCCTCAGGAAGGCTACTGGGTGGTCCATCAGCTACACCGTCCACCACCCCAGGCACTACCGGTGCGATCATTACTCCGGGTCTCAGCTCTTTCTCTCACCACTTGCCGTTCTTGGGCTCCATGCACCCGTCAGGGCCCAACCTAGGTCTAGCTTTCTCCGCCGGACTGCCGCTAGTCGGCATGCAGCACCTGGACACGGTGGATCAGTTTCCGGTGGCAAGCGGCGGCGGCACCACCATAGGTGCATCTCTAGAGCAGTGGAGAGTgcgacagcagcagcagcagttcccatTCATGACTGGGGGAATACTGGATCTGTCGCAGCCGCCGACGTACCAATTCGGTTTGGAAGCTAACCGAGGAGGCAGCGGCTCAGCTGCGGTGGCGTTCAATTCAGGACAGACCACGACGACCAGTGCTACCACGGGAAGGCAGGAAGGGTCATCAAAGAAGATGGGGGATAGTAAAGGAGAAGATATGAGCTTACAGAAGCAGTACATGGTACCTCTACGCCACGGATCAGGATCACACGGTGTCTGGGATGGGAGTGCTGGTGGAACTGGCAGCAACGGTGGTGGTACTGGCAATGGCGGTTCAAGTTGGCCAATGAACATGATTCCTGGATTCCATTCTTCGTCCACTAGCGGTTGCAATGACAGTGGCTTGTCGTAG
- the LOC100501071 gene encoding Dof zinc finger protein DOF3.6-like encodes MANAAVAAHARPNSMAERARLARMPHPEPALKCPRCESTNTKFCYYNNYSLSQPRHFCKTCRRYWTRGGSLRNVPVGGGCRRNKRSSKSSSSSAGSSSSKMSPSGRLLGGPSATPSTTPGTTGAIITPGLSSFSHHLPFLGSMHPSGPNLGLAFSAGLPLVGMQHLDTVDQFPVASGGGTTIGASLEQWRVRQQQQQFPFMTGGILDLSQPPTYQFGLEANRGGSGSAAVAFNSGQTTTTSATTGRQEGSSKKMGDSKGEDMSLQKQYMVPLRHGSGSHGVWDGSAGGTGSNGGGTGNGGSSWPMNMIPGFHSSSTSGCNDSGLS; translated from the coding sequence ATGGCTAATGCCGCCGTGGCTGCGCACGCGAGGCCCAACTCAATGGCGGAGCGCGCGCGGCTGGCGCGGATGCCGCATCCGGAGCCAGCGCTCAAGTGCCCGCGTTGCGAATCCACCAACACCAAGTTCTGCTACTACAACAACTACTCCCTCTCCCAGCCCCGCCACTTCTGCAAGACGTGCCGCCGCTACTGGACGCGCGGCGGATCCCTTCGCAACGTCCCCGTAGGTGGAGGCTGCCGTCGCAACAAGCGttcgtccaagtcctcatcctccTCTGCTGGGTCTTCCTCCTCAAAGATGTCTCCCTCAGGAAGGCTACTGGGTGGTCCATCAGCTACACCGTCCACCACCCCAGGCACTACCGGTGCGATCATTACTCCGGGTCTCAGCTCTTTCTCTCACCACTTGCCGTTCTTGGGCTCCATGCACCCGTCAGGGCCCAACCTAGGTCTAGCTTTCTCCGCCGGACTGCCGCTAGTCGGCATGCAGCACCTGGACACGGTGGATCAGTTTCCGGTGGCAAGCGGCGGCGGCACCACCATAGGTGCATCTCTAGAGCAGTGGAGAGTgcgacagcagcagcagcagttcccatTCATGACTGGGGGAATACTGGATCTGTCGCAGCCGCCGACGTACCAATTCGGTTTGGAAGCTAACCGAGGAGGCAGCGGCTCAGCTGCGGTGGCGTTCAATTCAGGACAGACCACGACGACCAGTGCTACCACGGGAAGGCAGGAAGGGTCATCAAAGAAGATGGGGGATAGTAAAGGAGAAGATATGAGCTTACAGAAGCAGTACATGGTACCTCTACGCCACGGATCAGGATCACACGGTGTCTGGGATGGGAGTGCTGGTGGAACTGGCAGCAACGGTGGTGGTACTGGCAATGGCGGTTCAAGTTGGCCAATGAACATGATTCCTGGATTCCATTCTTCGTCCACTAGCGGTTGCAATGACAGTGGCTTGTCGTAG
- the LOC100501071 gene encoding dof zinc finger protein DOF3.6-like isoform X2, with protein MVFPSPSVQVYLDPHPPNWNNQQQGQQPRANGGADAPLLPLGPAAATSAAPEQGGLPRSSSMANAAVAAHARPNSMAERARLARMPHPEPALKCPRCESTNTKFCYYNNYSLSQPRHFCKTCRRYWTRGGSLRNVPVGGGCRRNKRSSKSSSSSAGSSSSKMSPSGRLLGGPSATPSTTPGTTGAIITPGLSSFSHHLPFLGSMHPSGPNLGLAFSAGLPLVGMQHLDTVDQFPVASGGGTTIGASLEQWRVRQQQQQFPFMTGGILDLSQPPTYQFGLEANRGGSGSAAVAFNSGQTTTTSATTGRQEGSSKKMGDSKGEDMSLQKQYMVPLRHGSGSHGVWDGSAGGTGSNGGGTGNGGSSWPMNMIPGFHSSSTSGCNDSGLS; from the exons ATGGTCTTCCCTTCACCTTCAGTGCAGGTCTACCTAGATCCACATCCACCTAATTGGAATAACCAG CAGCAAGGTCAGCAGCCGAGGGCGAATGGGGGAGCTGATGCACCGTTGCTGCCCCTGGGTCCGGCGGCAGCTACATCGGCGGCTCCGGAGCAAGGTGGGTTGCCTAGAAGCTCATCAATGGCTAATGCCGCCGTGGCTGCGCACGCGAGGCCCAACTCAATGGCGGAGCGCGCGCGGCTGGCGCGGATGCCGCATCCGGAGCCAGCGCTCAAGTGCCCGCGTTGCGAATCCACCAACACCAAGTTCTGCTACTACAACAACTACTCCCTCTCCCAGCCCCGCCACTTCTGCAAGACGTGCCGCCGCTACTGGACGCGCGGCGGATCCCTTCGCAACGTCCCCGTAGGTGGAGGCTGCCGTCGCAACAAGCGttcgtccaagtcctcatcctccTCTGCTGGGTCTTCCTCCTCAAAGATGTCTCCCTCAGGAAGGCTACTGGGTGGTCCATCAGCTACACCGTCCACCACCCCAGGCACTACCGGTGCGATCATTACTCCGGGTCTCAGCTCTTTCTCTCACCACTTGCCGTTCTTGGGCTCCATGCACCCGTCAGGGCCCAACCTAGGTCTAGCTTTCTCCGCCGGACTGCCGCTAGTCGGCATGCAGCACCTGGACACGGTGGATCAGTTTCCGGTGGCAAGCGGCGGCGGCACCACCATAGGTGCATCTCTAGAGCAGTGGAGAGTgcgacagcagcagcagcagttcccatTCATGACTGGGGGAATACTGGATCTGTCGCAGCCGCCGACGTACCAATTCGGTTTGGAAGCTAACCGAGGAGGCAGCGGCTCAGCTGCGGTGGCGTTCAATTCAGGACAGACCACGACGACCAGTGCTACCACGGGAAGGCAGGAAGGGTCATCAAAGAAGATGGGGGATAGTAAAGGAGAAGATATGAGCTTACAGAAGCAGTACATGGTACCTCTACGCCACGGATCAGGATCACACGGTGTCTGGGATGGGAGTGCTGGTGGAACTGGCAGCAACGGTGGTGGTACTGGCAATGGCGGTTCAAGTTGGCCAATGAACATGATTCCTGGATTCCATTCTTCGTCCACTAGCGGTTGCAATGACAGTGGCTTGTCGTAG